The following are encoded in a window of Phaseolus vulgaris cultivar G19833 chromosome 3, P. vulgaris v2.0, whole genome shotgun sequence genomic DNA:
- the LOC137807461 gene encoding glycerophosphodiester phosphodiesterase GDPDL7-like, with the protein MLRSLFLISLLVHAIVAQKPALPKPKPAAPQVPAKKWSTLSGNEPIVIARGGYSGLFPEGTPDAISLSRDISILLCNLQLSKDGGAFCITGSTLDNSTTIEFYDHKQSTYNIDGKDLKGHFSVDYTTDQISMNISVIQAIFSRPSAYDGLDPVLNLDALLGGKNPPRFWLNVQNAAFYKEKGVQVEDIVLELLKVYQIDFVSSSDMGFLKSISGKSSKATKVVFQLLNAKDVEPSTKKPYEIVVKDFAMIKSFASGIMVPKDYIWPIKADKYLGLPTTVVSDAHRSGLEVYASGFANDFFASYSYNYDPTAEYLQFFDKGDSVDGVVTDFPSTASNAIVCFAHNNTLPQKGPTLVISNNGASGIYPGSSDLAYKQAIDDGADIIDCSVQMTRDGIAFCSNSSDIGLDTNAMTRFMSRSSKVPEIQPSSGIFSFDLSWSEIQTLKPQTVKNGDFLRNPANKTSGKLVTLQEFLEIAKTKAVPGVLVNIQNAAYLASKKGLDIVNAVSSALKNATFDKQQVLVQSDDSSVLSKFKDNPSYKRVMFLNERMGNVPRKTAEEIIKYAEAVNIPKSSVIEVYSSFLYRLTNVVKELKEANITVFVRNLKNEYTSLAFDYWSDPNVEIATYIQTAKVDGIFTDFPATSSRFIRSPCSDINNKLAILPARPGELMKTLPSQPPAQAPLPPLEVAKVVDPPLPPVNDGSKSEPESADDAKPSPPPSGARPMIANSGLSMVAILVLAMLLHSN; encoded by the exons ATGCTGAGAAGCTTGTTTCTGATTTCCTTGTTGGTTCATGCAATAGTAGCCCAAAAACCTGCACTTCCAAAACCAAAACCGGCTGCACCGCAAGTCCCTGCCAAGAAATGGTCAACATTGAGTG GCAATGAGCCTATTGTAATCGCCCGTGGTGGTTATTCGGGACTCTTCCCAGAAGGCACTCCTGACGCCATTTCACTATCACGAGATATAAGCATTCTATTGTGCAATCTTCAGTTGTCAAAAGATGGCGGTGCCTTTTGTATCACGGGATCTACACTTGACAATTCAACAACTATAGAATTCTATGATCATAAGCAAAGTACCTACAATATTGATGGGAAGGACTTGAAAGGACACTTTTCGGTGGATTACACGACTGATCAGATTTCCATGAATATATCAG TGATTCAGGCCATATTTTCACGACCCAGTGCTTACGATGGTCTTGACCCAGTTCTCAATCTTGATGCTCTTCTAGGAGGGAAAAATCCCCCGAGGTTTTGGTTGAACGTCCAG AATGCAGCATTCTACAAAGAGAAGGGAGTACAGGTGGAAGATATTGTTTTGGAATTATTGAAAGTCTACCAAATAGATTTTGTTTCATCTTCAGATatgggtttcttgaagagtatCAGTGGGAAATCAAGCAAGGCAACCAAGGTCGTCTTTCAACTTCTTAATGCTAAGGACGTTGAACCTTCAACCAAGAAGCCATATGAAATTGTTGTAAAAGATTTTGCTATGATCAAGTCATTTGCATCAGGCATAATGGTCCCAAAAGATTACATATGGCCCATTAAAGCAGACAAATATCTGGGACTTCCCACAACAGTTGTGTCTGATGCCCATAGATCAGGACTAGAAGTCTATGCTTCTGGTTTTGCTAATGATTTTTTTGCTAGCTATTCTTATAACTATGATCCTACCGCTGAGTACCTTCAATTTTTCGACAAGGGAGATTCTGTTGATGGTGTTGTCACTGATTTCCCATCAACAGCATCAAATGCCATAG TTTGCTTTGCACACAACAATACCTTGCCCCAAAAAG GACCAACTTTGGTCATAAGCAACAATGGTGCAAGCGGAATTTATCCAGGCAGCAGTGATCTTGCATATAAGCAAGCAATAGATGACGGTGCTGACATTATAGATTGTTCAGTTCAAATGACAAGAGATGGAATTGCCTTCTGCTCAAATAGCTCAGACATAGGCCTAGATACCAACGCAATGACTAGATTTATGTCTCGATCTTCTAAAGTCCCAGAAATTCAACCAAGCAGCGGAATTTTCTCCTTTGACCTTTCCTGGAGTGAGATTCAGACATTAAAAC CTCAAACTGTTAAAAACGGCGATTTCCTAAGAAACCCCGCAAACAAAACCAGCGGTAAATTAGTCACCCTACAAGAATTTTTGGAGATAGCCAAGACAAAGGCAGTTCCTGGCGTTTTGGTAAACATTCAG AATGCGGCGTACCTTGCATCAAAAAAGGGTCTTGACATAGTGAATGCTGTGAGCAGTGCCTTGAAAAATGCCACCTTCGACAAGCAACAAGTCCTGGTTCAATCAGATGACAGCTCGGTCCTATCCAAGTTTAAAGATAACCCGTCTTACAAAAGGGTTATGTTTTTGAATGAAAGGATGGGCAATGTACCAAGAAAAACAGCGGAAGAGATAATAAAGTATGCAGAAGCAGTGAATATTCCAAAATCCTCTGTTATAGAAGTATATTCTTCTTTCTTATATCGATTGACAAATGTTGTTAAAGAGTTGAAAGAGGCAAACATCACAGTATTCGTCCGTAATCTTAAAAATGAATACACATCACTTGCATTCGACTACTGGTCAGACCCTAATGTCGAGATTGCTACTTACATCCAAACTGCTAAGGTTGATGGAATATTCACCGATTTTCCAGCCACTTCGAGTAGATTCATCA GGAGTCCCTGTAGCGATATCAACAATAAACTTGCTATCCTACCGGCGAGGCCTGGTGAGCTAATGAAAACTCTTCCATCACAGCCACCAGCACAGGCACCACTCCCTCCTCTTGAGGTTGCAAAGGTTGTTGACCCACCTCTTCCTCCAGTCAACGATGGTTCCAAATCGGAACCTGAGTCTGCTGATGATGCTAAACCCAGTCCTCCACCTTCAGGTGCCAGGCCAATGATTGCTAACTCTGGCCTCTCAATGGTCGCCATTTTGGTGCTTGCAATGCTATTGCATAGTAACTAA
- the LOC137807462 gene encoding temperature-induced lipocalin-1-like, with product MATKVMEVVKGLDLKRYMGRWYEIACFPSRFQPSDGVNTRATYTLGDDGAIRVLNETWSGGKRSFIEGTAYKADPNSDEAKLKVRFWVPPFLPLFPVTGDYWVLFIDPDYQYALIGQPSRNYLWILSRKNDMDDEIYKELVEKAKDEGYDVSKLQKTPHTNPAPEGEGPEDTKGVWWLKSLLGK from the exons ATGGCCACCAAAGTGATGGAGGTGGTGAAAGGTCTGGACTTGAAGCGGTACATGGGTCGCTGGTACGAAATTGCTTGTTTTCCGTCGAGGTTTCAGCCCAGTGACGGCGTCAACACCAGAGCCACCTACACTCTCGGAGATGACGGCGCTATCAGAGTTCTGAATGAGACTTGGAGTGGTGGAAAAAGAAGCTTCATTGAGGGCACTGCTTATAAGGCTGATCCCAATAGTGATGAGGCCAAATTGAAGGTCAGATTTTGGGTTCCTCCTTTCTTACCCCTTTTTCCTGTTACTGGGGATTACTGGGTTTTGTTCATCGATCCTGATTATCAGTATGCTCTCATTGGCCAACCTAGCAGGAATTATCTTTGG ATATTGTCAAGGAAGAATGATATGGATGATGAAATCTACAAGGAGCTTGTTGAGAAAGCTAAAGATGAGGGGTATGATGTGAGCAAACTCCAGAAAACTCCACACACCAATCCTGCACCAGAGGGAGAAGGTCCTGAGGACACGAAAGGCGTTTGGTGGTTGAAGTCCCTTCTGGGGAAATAG
- the LOC137807459 gene encoding uncharacterized protein, whose translation MYVDHAFSISDEDIMMEMPFTESNKQPIKEIALAISLIGFGTLGILIGSLMSYYHIGGDTAHGIFFAILGSILFIPGFYYTRIAYYAYEGYKGFSFSDVPPV comes from the exons ATGTACGTGGATCACGCGTTCTCGATTTCCGATGAGGACATAATGATGGAGATGCCGTTCACGGAGAGCAACAAGCAACCGATAAAAGAGATCGCCCTTGCCATTTCTCTTATCGGCTTCGGAACCCTAGGCATCCTCATCGGCTCTCTCATGTCCTACTATCACATCGGCGGCGACACCGCTCACG GTATCTTCTTTGCGATACTCGGATCAATCTTGTTCATTCCGGGTTTCTACTATACGCGTATTGCGTATTACGCTTACGAGGGATACAAAGGCTTCTCTTTCTCTGACGTACCTCCCGTATAG
- the LOC137807457 gene encoding FIP1[V]-like protein isoform X1, whose translation MEDDDDFGGLYTDLPQPFAPSSPSPSKAQPIHRQQLPQQPPRHVEPAIANSNPVEEPSVDLIDKDVKFDIEDEEIDEEPLIPGLTGVAVEAPRKIGEADDWDDSDDSEDDLQIVLDDGGRLDAGDRPDAGDDGGLNVAAAAGDVEERDWGENSTQPVDGEKKDVGESVKAVAPKIGYSNQGYHHPFHSQFKYVRTGAVSIPAATSSTPGGPLSQIRPLANMNPVAGHGRGDWRPAGIKGAAAMQKGFQAGSGVPMRGHGAAGRGFGGGLEFVLPSQKTIFDVQIDSFEEKPWKYPGVDVSDFFNFGLNDDTWKDYCKQLEQLRLESTMQSKIHVYERGRTEQISFQDYDPDLPPELAAASGRHVPVNNANYVKSDVGQNDIIKGSGPMRPPIPTGRAIQVESGSGDRLPSIDTRPPRIRDSDAIIEIVLQDPADDDSNAKVDVQDQQEGGEPQRKDFSDDHLSGYEIPRLESKYFNGQKRELIGRRMPNMKASPTSIPVEDENLPFPQGKTMDYSDSRKMQGSACDQSPRFTGSQEVTIVDNKKEESVESMEGRHSAHLSFPAVVDVKESSIQNNQLEETGTADGTSRLEKGDIDLNAVDDRDTIKDGVAEREKITSQVEQPLLGDGSDWEDSKSVRSSDNSKAKSESSRDYHKQWDGFEVVQDPQSVHLGSIKMQSDDNELVFHRREHDGGKKTETNGTVIKSRENSYPHKERLPSSSHPSHLRIDGFDSQRDRVSSDMDWERRNDDLYGKRIKHDEPRKRDRGRVRENERSDNDDTFRSRKQLDNGSYRVPYDKDIRSRVSRHKERDDSLKDKHEALEDFRNKRRKNEEYLRREHVAKEVARGYRENVSRHKPEKDSVLDPRKRDDHQRNRDDLDVQYAARQKNEAWLLRERGNRKRDREEWHQVKQSREEHPLKRERGGRDSVRSGRGAEDKISTGLVRVKDEHKVSEKEYQHREAMRHSDQLKTADQIKGESPHRKGHDDAYFRGNQYNSEERRSKEEKSSSRGYCATNSLETQRVHERKRDEGSRKSKEPIAGSLGTSNKSPEAQSGQNNFKGMKGSGDEEHAEDEIPGHRLSRKKNGEANSDDEQQDSQRGRGRGRSKYERWTSQKERDFSISSKSSSSLKFKDLDKDNNDRSSESGKHVDESTKLIYTNHQPQLSVEGKDFVDVEIKDAKAKELEDQNPDTVDKLKKRSERFRVPMASEKEVVVVKKLEDEPQPSAEYENPVDSEVKQERPPRKRRWIGN comes from the exons CTCCCAGGAAAATCGGCGAGGCTGATGATTGGGACGACAGCGATGACAGCGAGGATGACTTGCAGATTGTGTTGGACGACGGCGGCCGTCTGGATGCCGGCGACCGTCCGGATGCCGGCGACGACGGTGGCCTCAATGTTGCGGCGGCAGCCGGCGACGTGGAGGAGCGCGATTGGGGCGAGAATTCGACGCAACCGGTTGATGGCGAGAAGAAGGATGTGGGAGAGTCGGTTAAAGCAGTTGCGCCGAAAATTGGGTACAGCAATCAGGGTTATCATCATCCTTTTCATTCTCAGTTTAAG TATGTCAGGACTGGTGCAGTATCCATACCTGCAGCAACTAGTTCTACTCCAGGAGGTCCTCTTAGTCAGATTCGTCCACTAGCTAACATGAATCCTGTGGCTGGTCATGGCAGAGGGGATTGGAGACCAGCTGGAATAAAAGGTGCTGCTGCCATGCAGAAAGGTTTTCAAGCAGGTTCTGGAGTACCTATGCGGGGACACGGTGCAGCAGGACGGGGTTTTGGTGGTGGATTGGAATTCGTGCTTCCTTctcaaaa GACAATATTTGATGTTCAAATTGATAGTTTTGAGGAGAAACCATGGAAATACCCTGGTGTTGATGTATCAGATTTTTTTAACTTCGGTTTGAATGACGATACCTGGAAAGATTATTGCAAACAACTG GAACAACTACGCCTGGAGTCTACGATGCAAAGCAAGATCCATGTTTATGAGAGGGGTCGAACAGAGCA GATTTCATTCCAGGACTATGATCCAGATTTGCCCCCTGAATTAGCTGCTGCTTCTGGTAGACATGTTCCTGTTAATAATGCTAACTATGTAAAGTCAGATGTTGGACAAAATGATATCATAAAAGGTTCTGGACCTATGCGACCACCAATT CCAACTGGAAGAGCAATACAGGTGGAAAGTGGTTCCGGTGATCGTCTTCCTTCCATTGACACCCGACCTCCTCGAATCCGTGATTCAGATGCTATCATTGAG ATTGTTTTACAGGATCCGGCAGACGATGATTCCAATGCAAAAGTTgatgttcaagatcaacaagaGGGTGGTGAGCCCCAGAGAAAGGATTTTAGTGACGACCATCTATCTGGATATGAAATTCCAAGGTTAGAGTCCAAGTATTTTAATGGTCAAAAGAGAGAGCTGATTGGAAGAAGAATGCCCAATATGAAAGCCAGTCCTACTAGCATACCCGTAGAAGATGAAAATTTGCCCTTCCCCCAGGGAAAGACAATGGACTACTCTGACTCTAG GAAAATGCAAGGAAGTGCATGTGATCAGTCTCCTCGTTTTACTGGTAGTCAAGAAGTGACAATTGTTGACAACAAAAAAGAAGAGTCAGTTGAAAGCATGGAAGGTAGACATAGTGCACACTTGTCATTTCCTGCCGTTGTGGATGTGAAGGAATCTAGCATTCAGAACAATCAGCTTGAGGAAACTGGGACAGCGGATGGAACTTCCAGGTTGGAAAAGGGAGATATTGATTTAAATGCAGTGGACGACAGAGATACCATTAAGGATGGGGTagcagagagagagaaaataacATCTCAAGTTGAGCAACCTTTGCTTGGGGATGGAAGTGATTGGGAGGACTCAAAATCTGTAAGAAGTAGCGATAACAGCAAAGCAAAATCAGAAAGCAGCAGAGATTATCATAAGCAATGGGATGGTTTTGAAGTAGTTCAGGATCCACAGTCTGTTCATCTGGGTAGCATTAAAATGCAATCTGACGATAATGAGCTGGTATTCCATAGAAGAGAGCATGATGGGGGTAAAAAAACAGAGACAAATGGTACAGTGATTAAAAGTAGAGAGAATTCATACCCTCACAAGGAAAGACTCCCTAGTTCGTCACATCCATCACACCTAAGGATTGATGGATTTGATAGTCAAAGAGATAGGGTTAGCTCTGACATGGATTGGGAACGCAGAAATGACGATCTCTATGGAAAAAGGATTAAACATGATGAGCCAAGAAAGAGGGACAGGGGTAGGGTTCGTGAAAATGAGAGAAGCGACAATGATGATACCTTTCGTTCTAGAAAACAGTTGGATAATGGTAGCTACAGGGTTCCATATGACAAGGATATCAGGTCAAGAGTCTCAAGACACAAAGAAAGAGATGACAGTTTGAAAGATAAGCATGAAGCTTTGGAGGATTTCCGTAACAAGAGGAGGaagaatgaggaatatcttAGGAGGGAGCATGTAGCCAAAGAAGTTGCACGTGGGTATAGAGAAAATGTCAGTCGGCACAAGCCAGAAAAGGATTCAGTATTGGATCCACGGAAGAGAGATGATCATCAAAGAAATAGAGACGACCTAGATGTTCAATATGCTGCCAGACAAAAAAATGAGGCCTGGCTACTGAGGGAGAGGGGTAATAGGAAGAGAGATAGAGAGGAGTGGCATCAGGTTAAACAGTCTCGCGAGGAACATCCACTCAAGCGTGAAAGAGGAGGACGGGATTCTGTAAGAAGTGGACGAGGAGCTGAAGATAAGATATCGACTGGCCTTGTTAGGGTTAAGGATGAACATAAAGTTTCGGAGAAAGAATACCAACATAGAGAAGCAATGCGACACAGTGACCAATTGAAAACAGCGGATCAAATTAAGGGTGAAAGCCCACATCGTAAGGGGCATGATGATGCTTATTTCCGTGGAAATCAATACAACAGTGAGGAAAGGCGATCCAAGGAGGAAAAATCAAGTAGTCGAGGTTATTGTGCCACTAATTCTTTAGAGACCCAAAGAGTTCACGAGAGAAAGCGGGATGAGGGCTCTAGGAAAAGCAAAGAACCCATTGCTGGTAGTTTAGGCACGTCCAACAAAAGTCCAGAAGCTCAAAGTGGCCAGAACAATTTCAAG GGCATGAAAGGCTCTGGCGATGAAGAACATGCTGAGGATGAAATTCCAGGACATCGGTTGTCCAGAAAAAAGAATGGGGAAGCCAACTCAGATGATGAACAGCAAGATTCTCAAAGAGGACGGGGACGAGGACGTTCTAAATATGAACGCTGGACAAGCCAAAAGGAAAGAGATTTCAGTATCAGCAGCAAGTCATCATCTTCCTTAAAGTTCAAGGACCTTGATAAGGATAATAATGATAGGTCTTCTGAATCTGGGAAACATGTTGACGAATCTACTAAGTTAATTTATACCAATCACCAACCACAATTATCAGTTGAGGGGAAGGATTTTGTAGATGTGGAGATTAAGGATGCTAAAGCCAAAGAATTAGAGGATCAGAACCCTGATACTGTTGACAAGTTGAAGAAGCGTAGTGAGCGGTTCAGGGTTCCAATGGCAAGTGAGAAAGAGGTCGTAGTTGTCAAAAAGTTAGAGGATGAACCTCAGCCTTCTGCCGAATATGAAAATCCAGTGGATTCAGAGGTCAAACAAGAGCGACCACCCCGGAAAAGGAGGTGGATAGGTAACTAG
- the LOC137807457 gene encoding FIP1[V]-like protein isoform X2 yields MEDDDDFGGLYTDLPQPFAPSSPSPSKAQPIHRQQLPQQPPRHVEPAIANSNPVEEPSVDLIDKDVKFDIEDEEIDEEPLIPGLTGVAVEAPRKIGEADDWDDSDDSEDDLQIVLDDGGRLDAGDRPDAGDDGGLNVAAAAGDVEERDWGENSTQPVDGEKKDVGESVKAVAPKIGYSNQGYHHPFHSQFKYVRTGAVSIPAATSSTPGGPLSQIRPLANMNPVAGHGRGDWRPAGIKGAAAMQKGFQAGSGVPMRGHGAAGRGFGGGLEFVLPSQKTIFDVQIDSFEEKPWKYPGVDVSDFFNFGLNDDTWKDYCKQLEQLRLESTMQSKIHVYERGRTEQDYDPDLPPELAAASGRHVPVNNANYVKSDVGQNDIIKGSGPMRPPIPTGRAIQVESGSGDRLPSIDTRPPRIRDSDAIIEIVLQDPADDDSNAKVDVQDQQEGGEPQRKDFSDDHLSGYEIPRLESKYFNGQKRELIGRRMPNMKASPTSIPVEDENLPFPQGKTMDYSDSRKMQGSACDQSPRFTGSQEVTIVDNKKEESVESMEGRHSAHLSFPAVVDVKESSIQNNQLEETGTADGTSRLEKGDIDLNAVDDRDTIKDGVAEREKITSQVEQPLLGDGSDWEDSKSVRSSDNSKAKSESSRDYHKQWDGFEVVQDPQSVHLGSIKMQSDDNELVFHRREHDGGKKTETNGTVIKSRENSYPHKERLPSSSHPSHLRIDGFDSQRDRVSSDMDWERRNDDLYGKRIKHDEPRKRDRGRVRENERSDNDDTFRSRKQLDNGSYRVPYDKDIRSRVSRHKERDDSLKDKHEALEDFRNKRRKNEEYLRREHVAKEVARGYRENVSRHKPEKDSVLDPRKRDDHQRNRDDLDVQYAARQKNEAWLLRERGNRKRDREEWHQVKQSREEHPLKRERGGRDSVRSGRGAEDKISTGLVRVKDEHKVSEKEYQHREAMRHSDQLKTADQIKGESPHRKGHDDAYFRGNQYNSEERRSKEEKSSSRGYCATNSLETQRVHERKRDEGSRKSKEPIAGSLGTSNKSPEAQSGQNNFKGMKGSGDEEHAEDEIPGHRLSRKKNGEANSDDEQQDSQRGRGRGRSKYERWTSQKERDFSISSKSSSSLKFKDLDKDNNDRSSESGKHVDESTKLIYTNHQPQLSVEGKDFVDVEIKDAKAKELEDQNPDTVDKLKKRSERFRVPMASEKEVVVVKKLEDEPQPSAEYENPVDSEVKQERPPRKRRWIGN; encoded by the exons CTCCCAGGAAAATCGGCGAGGCTGATGATTGGGACGACAGCGATGACAGCGAGGATGACTTGCAGATTGTGTTGGACGACGGCGGCCGTCTGGATGCCGGCGACCGTCCGGATGCCGGCGACGACGGTGGCCTCAATGTTGCGGCGGCAGCCGGCGACGTGGAGGAGCGCGATTGGGGCGAGAATTCGACGCAACCGGTTGATGGCGAGAAGAAGGATGTGGGAGAGTCGGTTAAAGCAGTTGCGCCGAAAATTGGGTACAGCAATCAGGGTTATCATCATCCTTTTCATTCTCAGTTTAAG TATGTCAGGACTGGTGCAGTATCCATACCTGCAGCAACTAGTTCTACTCCAGGAGGTCCTCTTAGTCAGATTCGTCCACTAGCTAACATGAATCCTGTGGCTGGTCATGGCAGAGGGGATTGGAGACCAGCTGGAATAAAAGGTGCTGCTGCCATGCAGAAAGGTTTTCAAGCAGGTTCTGGAGTACCTATGCGGGGACACGGTGCAGCAGGACGGGGTTTTGGTGGTGGATTGGAATTCGTGCTTCCTTctcaaaa GACAATATTTGATGTTCAAATTGATAGTTTTGAGGAGAAACCATGGAAATACCCTGGTGTTGATGTATCAGATTTTTTTAACTTCGGTTTGAATGACGATACCTGGAAAGATTATTGCAAACAACTG GAACAACTACGCCTGGAGTCTACGATGCAAAGCAAGATCCATGTTTATGAGAGGGGTCGAACAGAGCAG GACTATGATCCAGATTTGCCCCCTGAATTAGCTGCTGCTTCTGGTAGACATGTTCCTGTTAATAATGCTAACTATGTAAAGTCAGATGTTGGACAAAATGATATCATAAAAGGTTCTGGACCTATGCGACCACCAATT CCAACTGGAAGAGCAATACAGGTGGAAAGTGGTTCCGGTGATCGTCTTCCTTCCATTGACACCCGACCTCCTCGAATCCGTGATTCAGATGCTATCATTGAG ATTGTTTTACAGGATCCGGCAGACGATGATTCCAATGCAAAAGTTgatgttcaagatcaacaagaGGGTGGTGAGCCCCAGAGAAAGGATTTTAGTGACGACCATCTATCTGGATATGAAATTCCAAGGTTAGAGTCCAAGTATTTTAATGGTCAAAAGAGAGAGCTGATTGGAAGAAGAATGCCCAATATGAAAGCCAGTCCTACTAGCATACCCGTAGAAGATGAAAATTTGCCCTTCCCCCAGGGAAAGACAATGGACTACTCTGACTCTAG GAAAATGCAAGGAAGTGCATGTGATCAGTCTCCTCGTTTTACTGGTAGTCAAGAAGTGACAATTGTTGACAACAAAAAAGAAGAGTCAGTTGAAAGCATGGAAGGTAGACATAGTGCACACTTGTCATTTCCTGCCGTTGTGGATGTGAAGGAATCTAGCATTCAGAACAATCAGCTTGAGGAAACTGGGACAGCGGATGGAACTTCCAGGTTGGAAAAGGGAGATATTGATTTAAATGCAGTGGACGACAGAGATACCATTAAGGATGGGGTagcagagagagagaaaataacATCTCAAGTTGAGCAACCTTTGCTTGGGGATGGAAGTGATTGGGAGGACTCAAAATCTGTAAGAAGTAGCGATAACAGCAAAGCAAAATCAGAAAGCAGCAGAGATTATCATAAGCAATGGGATGGTTTTGAAGTAGTTCAGGATCCACAGTCTGTTCATCTGGGTAGCATTAAAATGCAATCTGACGATAATGAGCTGGTATTCCATAGAAGAGAGCATGATGGGGGTAAAAAAACAGAGACAAATGGTACAGTGATTAAAAGTAGAGAGAATTCATACCCTCACAAGGAAAGACTCCCTAGTTCGTCACATCCATCACACCTAAGGATTGATGGATTTGATAGTCAAAGAGATAGGGTTAGCTCTGACATGGATTGGGAACGCAGAAATGACGATCTCTATGGAAAAAGGATTAAACATGATGAGCCAAGAAAGAGGGACAGGGGTAGGGTTCGTGAAAATGAGAGAAGCGACAATGATGATACCTTTCGTTCTAGAAAACAGTTGGATAATGGTAGCTACAGGGTTCCATATGACAAGGATATCAGGTCAAGAGTCTCAAGACACAAAGAAAGAGATGACAGTTTGAAAGATAAGCATGAAGCTTTGGAGGATTTCCGTAACAAGAGGAGGaagaatgaggaatatcttAGGAGGGAGCATGTAGCCAAAGAAGTTGCACGTGGGTATAGAGAAAATGTCAGTCGGCACAAGCCAGAAAAGGATTCAGTATTGGATCCACGGAAGAGAGATGATCATCAAAGAAATAGAGACGACCTAGATGTTCAATATGCTGCCAGACAAAAAAATGAGGCCTGGCTACTGAGGGAGAGGGGTAATAGGAAGAGAGATAGAGAGGAGTGGCATCAGGTTAAACAGTCTCGCGAGGAACATCCACTCAAGCGTGAAAGAGGAGGACGGGATTCTGTAAGAAGTGGACGAGGAGCTGAAGATAAGATATCGACTGGCCTTGTTAGGGTTAAGGATGAACATAAAGTTTCGGAGAAAGAATACCAACATAGAGAAGCAATGCGACACAGTGACCAATTGAAAACAGCGGATCAAATTAAGGGTGAAAGCCCACATCGTAAGGGGCATGATGATGCTTATTTCCGTGGAAATCAATACAACAGTGAGGAAAGGCGATCCAAGGAGGAAAAATCAAGTAGTCGAGGTTATTGTGCCACTAATTCTTTAGAGACCCAAAGAGTTCACGAGAGAAAGCGGGATGAGGGCTCTAGGAAAAGCAAAGAACCCATTGCTGGTAGTTTAGGCACGTCCAACAAAAGTCCAGAAGCTCAAAGTGGCCAGAACAATTTCAAG GGCATGAAAGGCTCTGGCGATGAAGAACATGCTGAGGATGAAATTCCAGGACATCGGTTGTCCAGAAAAAAGAATGGGGAAGCCAACTCAGATGATGAACAGCAAGATTCTCAAAGAGGACGGGGACGAGGACGTTCTAAATATGAACGCTGGACAAGCCAAAAGGAAAGAGATTTCAGTATCAGCAGCAAGTCATCATCTTCCTTAAAGTTCAAGGACCTTGATAAGGATAATAATGATAGGTCTTCTGAATCTGGGAAACATGTTGACGAATCTACTAAGTTAATTTATACCAATCACCAACCACAATTATCAGTTGAGGGGAAGGATTTTGTAGATGTGGAGATTAAGGATGCTAAAGCCAAAGAATTAGAGGATCAGAACCCTGATACTGTTGACAAGTTGAAGAAGCGTAGTGAGCGGTTCAGGGTTCCAATGGCAAGTGAGAAAGAGGTCGTAGTTGTCAAAAAGTTAGAGGATGAACCTCAGCCTTCTGCCGAATATGAAAATCCAGTGGATTCAGAGGTCAAACAAGAGCGACCACCCCGGAAAAGGAGGTGGATAGGTAACTAG
- the LOC137807458 gene encoding ABC transporter I family member 1, whose amino-acid sequence MSRRPPLPRLLLNNVSCMRNAQQVLRHVNVSLHDGGALVLTGANGSGKTTFLRMLAGFSRPSAGQILWNGHDIQQSAIFHQYKLQLNWLSLKDAINDKFTVLNNVQWFELLENKEGKAMAAVELMGLGRLAKEKPRMLSMGQRKRLQIARLLAIDRPIWLLDEPSVALDEEGVKLLEYIIAEHRKHGGIVIVATHLPIEMEDSMVLKLPPRFPRRMTHVDMLDRADIS is encoded by the coding sequence ATGAGCAGAAGACCCCCACTCCCTCGTCTCCTCCTTAATAATGTCTCTTGTATGAGAAATGCACAGCAAGTTCTGCGTCATGTGAATGTCTCTCTTCATGATGGAGGGGCGCTTGTGCTAACAGGCGCAAATGGATCGGGGAAGACAACTTTCCTGCGTATGTTAGCTGGGTTTTCACGTCCTTCTGCTGGTCAAATCCTTTGGAATGGGCATGACATTCAACAATCCGCAATATTCCACCAATATAAGCTTCAGCTTAACTGGCTCTCTCTCAAGGACGCCATTAATGATAAGTTCACAGTTCTCAACAATGTACAATGGTTTGAACTTCTTGAGAACAAGGAAGGGAAGGCTATGGCTGCTGTGGAGTTGATGGGACTAGGAAGATTAGCGAAAGAAAAACCAAGGATGCTTTCTATGGGCCAGCGCAAAAGACTACAAATTGCCAGGTTGCTGGCAATTGATCGCCCCATATGGTTGCTAGACGAACCTTCAGTTGCATTAGACGAAGAGGGTGTAAAGTTACTTGAGTATATCATCGCAGAACATAGGAAACACGGAGGAATTGTGATTGTGGCGACTCATCTACCCATTGAGATGGAAGATTCCATGGTTTTGAAACTTCCACCAAGGTTTCCAAGGAGGATGACCCATGTGGATATGCTTGATCGGGCGGATATCAGCTAA